The Dermacentor andersoni chromosome 1, qqDerAnde1_hic_scaffold, whole genome shotgun sequence genomic interval GGACGGCTATGAGACCTTGTAAAGaagggctccgaattaattttgttCATCTGGGTTTCTTTCAATGTGCACTGAATTAAGGGCCATTGCAGAAGCGTTTCCGCATCGCGTATGTTAGAATGCGGCAGGCGCGGCTAGGAATAGAagccgcgacctcgggctcagcagaaAAAAAGTCATAACCGAGCTATCGAGGCAGGTTGCTTGCCCTTCGCGTACGTAAGCATACATTTACCTACAGACATTGACAGGTCAAGGATGCAGTGGCAAAGTGCCTTTTGAAAGGAACCTGCATGCATGCGCCAGCGAATCACCGTTATCCGTTTTTCCTTTCCGTGCCGTCCTTGTCATTGCTGTTCGCGTGTACTCTCAGGCGCTGCCGTGCCTTGAAGCCTAAAGTAGGTATGTTCGTAACCTACGAAGCGCAAACCTGCCTGCTAAAGGCTTAGTAAAATCCGCCTCTTTTATTAGAGCACCGTCTCACTTGACGCTATGCCCCTACTAATCCCTCGTCAGAATTTCTTCGAGGTGTTCGTGCTGTGCGCCGTCTTCCTTGCCCCCACCCTTGCCGATCTTGGTTGTTTGTACTTGCGTGCGCTTTGTCCGTGACGGTGGCGTGTTCGTTGTTGCTGAACCGCTGGGGCGTCTCCGGGCCTGTGCGACGTGCAAGGATCTTCTGGGAGCGCAGACGACAGAGAGCAGGAGCTGCACACTCTTGTTGGCTGAGTAGGCTTAATCTGTCACTGACTATATAGAGGATACAAGCTGTTAACCCGAATTTCCCATCAGAACAAAGGACACGATGACAATTGCGACGCGAAGAAAAAACAATTTTTAGTCGAATGAGTGTGGGGCTAAAAGGGGAGTATGTAAAGCCACAGAAAAGATGGCATGAATTCGTCAAGTAGGCGCGCTGACGGATGAACAGCAGGGGTAGATGATCTGGAGGCTGATGAGCATGAGCGAGGGCAGCGCACACCAGAAGTCCTGATCAGGCGTTCCACGTCTGCATACCGAATGCGGTCCCTTGGAGAGGCGCAAGCCCGGCGTCGGCAAACGGCATCGGCACAGTCCGCCCAGATGTCATGCTGGAAGCGGGGTGGGCGGCGTTGGAACCACTGTTCGACACACTCCGCCCAGAAGCCAAGCCGAAAGCGGGGTTGGGTGCGCCAGGACCCGTGTCTGCAAACGGCAGCGGCCCAGTCCGCCCAGAGGCCAAGCTGAAAGCGGGGTGAGTGGCGCGGGGACCAGTGTCGGCTATCGGCAGCGCCACAGACCGCCCAGACGTCGAGCTGAAAGCATGGTTGGAGGCACCGAGACTATTGTCGAGAAACGGCGGCGGGACGTTCCGTCCTGGCGGAAAGCTGGAAGCGGGGTGGGCGGCTCTGGGACCAGAGTAAGCAAACGGCCGCGGCACAGTCCGCCGAGTCGCCCAGTTGGAAGTGGGGCGGCTGGCAGTAGGAGCAGAGTTGGCAAACGGCAGCGGCGCAGTCCAACGAGACGCCAAAACGGAAGTGGGGTGGGCGACGCCGGGAACAGTGTTGGCAAGCGGATGCGGCATAGTCCGTCGACACGCCAGGCTGCAATCTTGCTGGGAGACGCTGGAAGCCACCGAAAAGGACACGGGCACGTTGTTCTGGGCCTCTTCGTCGGGCTGCGGGTGAACAATTTCCGGCTTGGTTAGGCCGAACAAGTGGCCGCAGTACTTGGCTTGGTCGATGTAGCCTTGGAAGTACACTTCTCGCATCTTGAAGAACGCCATGCCCGTCAGCAAGCTGTCGCTGCCCGCTTGGTGTTGTCGCCCGACTCGTTCAACCTGCAGCTGCTCGGCCAGTCTTTGCAGACCTCCTCGTAGGTTTCTGCAATCCTTCATGAGGTACTTGAGGTCGTAGATGGCCGGGAAGTATATTTCCAGGAGCTCGAAGAACTCAACGTCGCACGCAGGCAGGTTGTCCCCCGTCAGCAGCTTCATCATGTAAGCGAAGTCGTAGCAGCTGTGAAAAGCGAGCCATGTGATCTCGTCGGAGAGGACCATTCCCGACGTCGTGAGAAGCTGGGCGAATTCGTACGGGTCGATGCCTTCGCTGTTGTGCTTGCTGAATTGTATCCCCGAGTGCGTCAGCAGGTCGATCGAGTCCTGCGCGTAGGTGTCTTCTGCGAGACTGAACTTGAAATTAAACTGCCACGTAGAGCAATTTGGCGGGGTGTTGCCGTCTTCGTCGAAAAAGGTGAGGCCCAGCTGGATGACCTTGAGAACATCCACGTTGCAGCGCAGCGTTTGGTAGTGGTACTCGGTTGCGCTGCGGAACTCCCCGACGGGCTGGGCTACCACACCTGGGAACTCCGTGTCCATGGCAATGTACTTGTACTTCTGGACCATCTTTCGGATGGTTTGGAATTCGCACTCGAGATTGCAAACCCACACATTGCTGATGCCGCACGCCGTCTTGCAAACCACCCGCGCATACCGTCCGCCGCGACGACGGGCGGTCGAACGGGCAATGGTGGCGCTGTGGCCGACGCTCGTGGGTCCTGGTGCTCGCATGCTTGGCGCGTGCCCCACCTCGTCGCCTTCATCTTCGCAAAGGCAACTCACGCACGGCGTTTGCCGGAAAATGCGCTGACACgtttacggaaaaaaaaaaaaagaaattgagagaACGCATTTCACGTTACCGCCATTTGTCGTGGCTCTTAGTTTGCAGCAACTAAATACTACTAATATTAACGCCATTGTTACCACTAAAATCGAGCTACTTGGTTTGTTCACATATTCCCGAACAGCGCACACCCGTCGCTTGTATACGGACCGTTTTTAGTGTATTAATTACAAGTGTACAATTACGTTTTAGAATATTAACAGCATTATTATTTAAACGGTTACAGAACGGCCCGCATAACTCGTCCCTCTAGATATAGTTCTCCGATATATCCGAATTATGCGCACCCCAGATCTCCCAGACCCACTACAGGGCTGTATTCGACTTGTGCTGCAGTTGCTTACTTTCTGTCCATTAGCAAATGTTGGTGAAGCTAGCTTCTAATAGACAAAATATAATAAGTATAACTACACATGAAAAAGCACGTCCAATCAAAGATCAGAATAATAAGTCGGAGTAAAACCCTGATGATAGTCGACGACCTGTCGTAACGAAGACGACGAGCGTCAGCCACCGGCACACGTGCCACTTGTGCAGAGGAACAAAAAcatcacgaggctgcgctgccgtatacctacGTTGAACTTCtatctacacaggtctggtcctatgctcattctgtggcgaagcggagacaatagaccatatcttgttgtcttgcaggcgtTTTTCTGTTATAaaaaaacgactactcgaaatgccgcttcgcaATATTGGCCTAAAATTATCATtacctgtgatcctatcttttggagccttcgttattgggttcagtcacagaaatgtttgcttggcaaacCAAAATAACcccattgaaaccaatcgattaccATGCTAGACTGATCGTCCTCCCTCCCCACCATAGCTTTGTTTTATTTATAATCTATTATGACATTTTTTATTCAGTTTTATTCCGATTCTTTTTTCACGCACAAAAAAGTTTACTTTTTAAGCTCCAACGTTCAAATTGTTAgctccattatttttttttatatacgccgaatttaaccacccgattcatacccccactgtgggtatgtgccactgccactcaggacaacaacaacaacaacaacaacatgtaGGCTCTACACCCTACAGGAGACAGGTTTTCTGCGCGAGAAGGTGCTTCCGTACAAAATTTTCAGATTACTTTTGTTGAAAATGTCATTTGCAATGACCTGCTTTGTTCCATTACCTCCCCGGTTACTCGCGTTCCATCACCTCCTCGATTCGCCGCGGTTACAAGTGACATCTAGCCTTTCTTGATGCGAAAATACACTGCTGTACAGCTTATGGCTTGGAGTGATGCTTACGAATGCTTACCCTATACCGTGCAGCAATGGCCGACACCCCGAGGTGAAATTCTTTTaagtgcgaggaaaccatcgagcacctgttGTGTACCTGTCTACGGTACGACGTCCAACGGGGCCCTGCCTCTGTGCAGACAACTTTAAACCGGCTGGACTTGGGACCATTTttcgagtcaaagatactcggactgtGGTCACATCCGTTTCTGGCGCAGCACTTGAAGTGCGTAGACACTGTGTGAATTCATTCTCTcactctttctattccccctttttcTCGTACTCACGTCCTTTCATACTTACGTGCGTCTACTTGCGCGGTTCgtcactcacacacactcaccgTTGTGAAACGAGTGCTATAGTGACTGTGAGTGAGTGTGCTGACCTAAAAATGCCTCAGGCTCGAACCTTGTGAACGGGCTTGCAGGTCTACGTTACGCTGCTGGTGAAACACGCATGACAGCAGCGAAATAAGCGACGCGTGGTACCAGGGCTTTAGAAAATTAGAGACACACTCCGAGAGCGCTGCGAATACAAGTCCTTTAAGACAATGCGCTCCTGTCGCATAAGTTTTCTTGGCCTGGTATTTGTGACTATGTGAAAAACAGGCTGCTAAGAGCCGTCATATAACGGGTGCCAATGAATGTCGGAAGGTAACTTCTGGTATCCCACAGGATTCTGCTTCAGAGCCCTTAATAATCGTGACATTGTTCGAGCCTTAACCTGCAAGGTAAGATTGCACGTGGATGGTTGCATAATTTACTGTGCTGTAAATAGTTCGATACTTGCCACATTCAGATAGACCTGGATTATGTACAATAAAACGGAATGCGAATTTAAATAAAGCGTCATTGCGTGCCGCTTACATGCAGGCCCTTTCATGCAGGCACGAACATACAGGCACCTTTCATGCAGAAAGAAACGATCGGCGATTGTACTTATTTGGATAAAATTTCTATACaacaaaattttgatataacgagGAAATTTCCGATTTTATCGACATCGTTATATCGAGGGGGCgtagtcaggggggggggggtatggggcttcagcccctcccctccgaaattttttcgtgctgtcatgcaccaccAACCATAACACCCGGCACCGGAAaccattctggattttgtctagaatgactttttcacgcttgaaaagacatttcagcacgaacattgcgaactcgggctggatttcgtggcaacgctcatgcacctggagtcacataacgcaagccgCACTAAGTTTCAAGGGCCTTTTGacggcgagcgggctcgtcacggcatatcgcggaggccgcggaatctacacagCGCATGGATtgcaattccgaaactttatgtgtGTAAACTTCTCATACATTTCTGATGCGAAAGGAGCACTGACGTTCCAAAGGCGTGAttttttcaattgcggaactttgtgggtttaatgttataaacatttgacgccaaaggtgtattgacttttcttcggaccatacaacgagacaagccccatcaacacactatcagacaagacGACAAAGCACGcggcgaggtccgatgagacgaagtgttgtagtggttcatttgtgccgtcatgacacagaaaagaatatcaaagtTTTTTTACACCTGCGCCAAACAAAGCATCTatgtcaagacagtaaagccagagAAGGTGTTAGCTTCTGCGTTTCTATGGATTCCGTTTCAATGGATCCGTTTCTACGGATTTTACGTTGCCTTTTATTCTCGGCGGaagggggcttatggggcttcagcccccccccccccccccccccccccccccccacccccgaaattttttcgtgctgtcaggCACCGCCGACTAAAACAACccctggcgccggaaatcattctcgattttgtctagaatgtctattTCACGCTCGTAAAggcatttcagcgcgaacattgagAACTCGGGCcagatttcgcggcaacgcccatgcaccgggagtcacatgacGCAAGGAGCCCCGTCCGGGcacgaagtttcaagggcgttttgatggcgagcggactcgtcgcggcatctagcgcatggatttcaatctccaaactttatgggtataaagttctcaaaattttgatgcgaaaggtgcagtgacatctccaaagtcgtgctttagattttcaattccggaactttgtggatTTAATGTTATAACATTTGACGCCAAGGGTGCATTGACTTTctaaagtcgcacatcgggccatacaacgagacaagccaaatcaacacactatcagacaagttgacaaagcacgcagcgaggtccaatgagacgaagcgttgaggtggttcatttgtgccgtcatgtcaaagaaaagaatgtcaacatttttttttacctgcgccaAAGCACCCATGCCAAGACGCCAAAGTCAGCAAAGGTAATTacgttattatttatttttatactttgacttttattcgcgaggacacattgagcctcatcaattttcttgttctcgctacccgcgggctgccagagccagccatgcgcttttctcgtgttgccccgaccaccgcgcggcgcacttcggtgcgcgttcgtttttctctggccgagtggattttcactgGCAGAGttctggacgctttctggctagcagaggagaaaacgaaacaatggtcgctcgccggcatcactgtggggactcgacggattgcaacgcgttcgcttgagcgcaacctctccggaaagtttTGTCTCGCCGACACAGTATACCAAGGAGTACGCGTAcgcttctctgtggaccaagcgtctcacgttttcttcgatattccttagGTAGCCACAttataggtgcccaaagtaggcgttcgattgtggccaacatgctttgctttgcgtttttgcatttcggtgcCCCTGCCACCTcccacgcacacaaacacacacacacacacacacacacacacacacactcacacacacacacacacactaaagacatcgttgcggcgcagcgaattgtcgcatggcgaaagttcgatttcgttacttattcttttgcggaaagtaatggtcCAAGGGACGCTTCAtgtgccggatactcttattatattattgcgatagcaattacatggactccaggcgccctcatgttccgtataaagccatttgcgataacatcgtgaccgcgtgccgcatgctgtatgtgcgagtgaaagcgcaggGGTCGGTGGTGGTGGCATGGGTGTaccgacaatggtggctcagtcttgtatgcgcaaggaagaaaagcggggaggaagcgcgccgccttctgtcgcaagcgatacatcagggggagtggagggagtggAGGAAGGgcaggccttaggattctgtgatctgtgattgcgcaacatgtttatttgccttgtgtGACATATTATATACAATGACCTTTgattagatacgtagatttattggggactaaaacgtatatttaaatatcttgttgcgaggttttgtgtatacgtgcagtgaactttgtttacagagacacttttttgccctttatcaagctctatcttcgcatttgtatattccactgTATCTTCGCATTCCTAATGCACGagagcgagtcaaatgaaagtgagccaacccaccccgcacaataatggctcggttcattatctgcgaggcatgcgcgtagcacacaggcatctctcatttacaagtgacacggcggtgtgaggataaatgttcttcaaTGATCCCATACACTGTTGcagtatggctgccgtgtacgttgaacattgcatttcattggcgcCTATGAAGCGTCGgaacaaactgttcaaagaaggacgtgaaagttgcaaagacgatcagaggccgggccaaagccaccgtgcaatcactccaaacacaattccaaagattggtgagctgattagacaagaacgggggataagcatcgatgaactggcagagcgtgtgagcatcagtcacggtttgggtcacaccataattcatgaacatttcggttatcggctcttgtgcgcgcaatgaTGAATGCTCAACATTtttaaccaccgccagaagacggaaaGGTTCGGCGCTACCTTGACTCATTTGATTcaacaatgagggtgacgacttcttgtctgcaattgtgaccggggacgaatcatggcgCACTACtctgagcctgaaacacgacggccaggctcacagtggaaacattcgagtTCACCAcctccaaagaaagcaaaggccatcatttctggCGGAAAGGTGGTgacttattttttgtttttagatcgtcaggggccattactgatcgaatttgctaaacctcgagagactatcaatcgtttccgatattgtgcaACGCCGGaccggctgcgtgtcgcaatcaagaacaaacgacgtggaaaattggcgaatggggtcatcttgctccacgacaatgcccgtccccacatcgctgatgtggttaacacaaaagtggcaaactttaaagggacactaaaggcaaatattaagtccaCCTAAAGTGATAGAtcagtgcttgagaatctctaaggcgtcaatattatcgcgaacagagccttaatattCGAGAATTCGAGGTAAATGCagaacatgattagagactcccccggggcaTTCAAGTACTTGTGCgacgacgaaagcactcctcagttaaattctgtcactagtactcaaccactcgttgcacaaaacatcctcgcattgtattataagacgaaataaaatgctacttgtccagctCTATTTTACGTTTAGAAAAAAGACCTCATTGAAATAAccctgacaacgacgcgggcggtcgaaaggtttcgttttcgctcgactcctgGCCGCCctcgctttcgcgtttcagtagttatggtgtggtgctgcgctggttttgctggctcacgaaactcgccCAAAGTGCGAGTAGCGAAGAATTCCACGTGATGACGCGGGATGACACGTGATGACACGTTTTAACTCGCActtgcagcatacggcgcgcgtcgacgattttatcgcccttggacttaatCGGAACCTCACAGCGGCGCCGACGGCAGCCTAgtgtgttcatataattgctatggcagtGAGACGTGACACCCTTTGTTAGGGTGTAAAAATTGCATATCATATATGCAAAGGGGATAGACAAAACCTGCAGCGCTGCTCATTTCCAAATAAAGAGAACAGATAAATTTCAAAGGAATTCTGTTGGGTGAGCGCTGAAAATCTGTTGCAAACAGTGAGTCTCATCGTTAACTGATCAACTGTGTGGAACAGTATCGTTTCAGAATTCTGAAAGCCGGGCATGATAACATACCGCAACTGTTTACCTTTCATAGGGAAGGCCGTTCAGTTGCTCTAGATGCACGTACGCAAAGAGAAAACGATAGAAATGGCCATAATAGTTAATGTACTTGATGCAAGGCCTGGCCTGTGGCCTCAGCAGGGAATGGGATTACTGGCCCAAAtgaaggttgggggggggggggggggggggggggggaagcgtggTTGTCACGCCAGGTTCCTGAACATACTGTCACGTGTAGGGTGCCTGAACGCGCACTTCCTGCCCCGCTCGGAGCAGGGggcgaggacatcgaggcaccctacccaCAGGGAGAGAGCACCGCCTCCTTGGCGCACCTGAATGACTCAAGGCGCGCTCATGCAAAATTAAAACGTACACAATGTTATAATCATCACAATTTATTAACCCTTAAAAACCCcttgcggggtattacataagggagcAAGCAAAGACCTCAGTATGAAACAATGATCACCACTATaaacagttttctttctttccaaaaaCAATATCAGAATGGAACGGGCTTCCGCGTGACGTGGTCAGCTTGACAAACCAAGATTCCTTCTTATCTGCTGTCGTGGCTCTGTTACAGATGCAGTGTGTTtgttcatgctctttttttttttgaattttttttagaaacgcaaaatatttgttcttgctCCTGTGCTCGCTTTTTATTGTGTGCGCGCTTGCTTTGTTGTATCGCGTTGTACAGCGATGTATGTTTGTACCACTCCTGCCTTGGCTACCAAATGGCGgctggcagtattgaataaataaataaaaataaacaaagcagTACATGTATACAAATAGTACACTTACGTGCCTGATACGTACCGTTTTCATCATAAGCATATTCGCCGGTGGGAGGGGGCGGAAAGGAACACAAAGTACGGTATTTCCTCGCTCACTTTTGAGAGCGGGCACCGATGGCTGAACGTACACTGGTAAATCCAACAGAACAGCAGCTGAGGCCAAGTTTTCTTTCTGGCATAGCAACGGATGCTGCACGATGTGCCTATGTTCCTTTTGCGCTCTCTTGTAAGCGATGAATAATGAATTTATAACCGCAAATGCACTACTGTGGTAGCTGACAGACCAGGAAGCAAAGGACGTCGGCTTCTGATCCATAAATCAAGGTGAGTGTGCTGGCTTTTCACTTACCCAAGGTATTAGAGCACGTGCAGCATGACGGCAATGCATAGCGAAGCAACCCCGTTACAATGGTAACTCCAAACACCTGATTTGCGCTTTATGTGAAGAGAAGAAAGGCACCGCGGCTTCTGTCGAAATTACAAGTTCCTTGCTATCATCAACTTAATGGCGGGGCGACGGGTCCGGATAAATAATAAATTACCAATCCCTAACAATTCACCATGATTGATTGATAATCACTAATTATAAACACAATTGTCACTGACGCATCTTCAGCCTTTCTTTTGATGCAATGGTAATCCGCaattatcacacacacacacacacacacacacacacacgcacgcacgcacgcacgcacgcacgcacacacgcgcacgcacacacgcacacgcacgcacacacacacacacacacacacacacacacacacacacacacacacacacacacacacacacacacacacacacacacacacacacacacacttccctttagcattatttctacatttcaattaaaactaCGAATAATTTCCTCTGTGCTTTCCTAGcatggcttcattatctgttgtcTTCATATCCTTTGACTAACAAAAATTGGTCCCCTCGGTTCCCCTCCTTGTtgttcatatacagggtgtcctagctaactttagccagagttcaaaaatatgtgaatgctgccacgtagctggacagaaccaaggtactgtcatttgccgtcgcttggagatgctcaaataatttttttcattctgcctaattagttAGTTAGCATTAATCAATTAatcgacttctcaaatattataattagatgaaaagtgtcaatgagaaacttGTAGAGCAATATGGAAAACTCCCAGTACAGCTTTCCGTCGTTGAATAAGTGCTACAGAAAAGGTTTTCCAAGCGcgaagaagcctgcgaatacatgctaagtgcctcgagcggtcagttgcgcggcaattttgcgtgcatttgcaagCTTCTTTCATGCTCAAAAAAATAACACTTCTATGTAACGCGCatttagcaacagaaagctgtatcgaagtttttcatgtcgctctacaagcTTCTCATTGATAGTTTTCATCTAATAATATTTCCAGAAGTTAAGTAAttcagactaattatctaattaggcaaaatgaaaaaataatttgagcatctcgaagcgatggcaaacaacagtaccttggttctgtccagctacgtggcattcacatatctttaactctggctaaagttagcttggACACCCTGTACACACGCATGTTTGTGTGAGCATGCATTCGATAATTAGTTGATGTCACTGATTTTCATAGCCCGTAGACGAGATGAAATAAGGCATCTTTTAGCATTTTGTTTCACCACTTCGATAGGTAATCTTCTCGCATCCAGACCAGTTCGATGGACCTGCGCTATGATACATACTGCAATACAAACAACGCAACGACTACGACTACGCAAACAGATATAGCTGTTCTCTCGACATAATGGCCCGCGGCGACTCCGGTGTGTCATATGGCGAGCACGACATCCCAGCAAAACTAACTATAGTGAAGGAGGCTCTCCCTTCAGTATCCAGTCATTCCCACGATCTCTCACTCCTTATTTTGCCAGGACCAGCCTTGTTAATTTTCCTTATTTCCAAGAGCCATCGAACGTCATACCTTTTTAAACTGCATTGCATCACTAAGTACACATTAGAATAAGTTGTAAGTACACACTAACCATGGCCTCCCGCTTTTGCCGGTGTAGCTCATCTGGTATACATGGCAATCGAGGCACAAATGACGCCGCATTTCAGCGACGCTTGTTCCCGATTATTAAAAACGGGATTTCAGACAGTGACAATCCTTGTTGACCAAGCTGAATAGCAGTGTAGGACATTCAAGTTTCTGCGATAATCGCCATTGAGGTTTCTCATTTACAATTTTCATCAGTTAACATTTCAATGAATGGCTCCAGATGGCATGCTGTAATTGCAGTATTTACGGGAAACACATACTGAAAGCGTAAGCTTTTCTTGCTGGAAACTCGGTGCCTAGCACAGGTTTCGAGAAATGCGGACTGAAGTACTGCGGCAAAATGTACTGCGGTTCCAGTTAACAGTTTTGCATACTGCATTCTTCCCATAGTGAGGAATCATTCACTGGAATAGCAATGCATTCCACTGCAGAATTTAAGCACTAATTTCTCCAAACTGGCCCTAAGCAGAGAGTTTCTAACAAAAGGTTATAATTCCAGTGCTGTAATTGCAACATGCCATCTGAAGCCATTAATTGAAAAGTTAACTAGTGAGCTTTTGTTTAATATCGCATTGACAATTACCCCACAAATCCTGATATCTGCATTGTCACTTTAAAATCTCATCACGCAGAAACATATCCTGTCACCACATACTATTCTGTGAGATACTAAACCGATCAAAACAGGGAGCAAGATCACAAGACGCTCCACAATCACAAATGCTTGCACATATTTGCTCTAAATGcaatttttttgcatttaaattgCATCTAAATGCAATTATTTTTTGGTTTTGCTCACTGCGTATAATTTTCTCTAGGTTGGCACCCTAGCTTATTTTCATGTATATTGCCcatactttcttttttgcaattttGTTTATCAGTTGATGTGTATTTGCACATGTACTGGAACATATCTGTGCTTTCTTTCTCATTATGCTTCTTATTTGTGTGCAGTTAACATTTGATATACAGCTTGTATACATATACTTTGCAAACttgtatttttgtttatttctgctTAACTTGTTCTTCCTATATTTGTTTTACACTTATTATGCTAATATGCTAATATAGTATGCTAATACCATCGTTTTGCTTTATTTTGCTGCCATATAGTCATTCTCACCATATAACCTTCACCGGAGGTCCCAATACAGTCTGACTATGGGACTTCCTTTTGTATTTCATATCTGTCAAAACTTGTAACAAcactatgaagaaaaaaaagaaaaaaattgtaaacTTGCAGCTGTTCAAACCATAGATTATATGTTCATAAcaccggtgaaaaaaaaaaagaaaacagcgtgaataaaacaGATAAACCGATTCTATTAATACACCGAGCAATTTTTCTGGCCTAGTATATCGACCAAGAAATACGGGAGCCTTGCATTTTTTTCCCCCGAAGTTTGATACTTTCCCGGCACGAACGAGAGGTTCGAGCGGATAGTTGTTGGAGTCTGGCAGGCTTCAATTATGCAGTTACAAATAACCCTAAATTCAACATTGAAAGTGTTCATTGCAATAATTTGCTaatcgcgcacgcacacacacacacacacacacacacacacacacacacacacacacacacacacgcgcacgcacacacacgcgcacgcacgcacgcacgcacgcacgcacgcacgcacgcacgcacgcacgcacgcacgcac includes:
- the LOC126547798 gene encoding uncharacterized protein produces the protein MRAPGPTSVGHSATIARSTARRRGGRYARVVCKTACGISNVWVCNLECEFQTIRKMVQKYKYIAMDTEFPGVVAQPVGEFRSATEYHYQTLRCNVDVLKVIQLGLTFFDEDGNTPPNCSTWQFNFKFSLAEDTYAQDSIDLLTHSGIQFSKHNSEGIDPYEFAQLLTTSGMVLSDEITWLAFHSCYDFAYMMKLLTGDNLPACDVEFFELLEIYFPAIYDLKYLMKDCRNLRGGLQRLAEQLQVERVGRQHQAGSDSLLTGMAFFKMREVYFQGYIDQAKYCGHLFGLTKPEIVHPQPDEEAQNNVPVSFSVASSVSQQDCSLACRRTMPHPLANTVPGVAHPTSVLASRWTAPLPFANSAPTASRPTSNWATRRTVPRPFAYSGPRAAHPASSFPPGRNVPPPFLDNSLGASNHAFSSTSGRSVALPIADTGPRATHPAFSLASGRTGPLPFADTGPGAPNPAFGLASGRSVSNSGSNAAHPASSMTSGRTVPMPFADAGLAPLQGTAFGMQTWNA